TCGGACCCTAAACGCGGTCACAAATAATAAAAAAGATATGGAGATTGTTGCTGCAGAGGCAAAAATGTCGGGGAAAGTGATTCTGCTTCTTGATGAAGTCCATCGTTTAGATAAAGCGAAGCAGGATTTTTTACTGCCCTATTTAGAAAACGGAATGATCGTATTAATCGGGGCAACCACTAGTAATCCTTATCATGCGATTAACCCAGCGATCCGCAGCCGCTGTCAAATTTTCGAACTAAAACCGTTAACGCCTGATGAAGTGAAGCAAGCAATAACCCGCGCGCTTGAAGATGAGGATCGCGGATTTGGTGGATTGAAAATAGAGATTTCTGATCAAGCTTTACAGCATTTTGCTCAGGGCTCGAATGGGGATGCACGAAGCTCCTTAAACGCATTAGAACTAGCGGTACTATCAACGGATAAAGATGAAAATGGCATCATCCATATCGATGTAACTACAGCTGAAGAATGTTTGCAAAAGAAAAGCTTGGTCGCCGATAAAGATGGTGACGAACACTATGATGTCCTTTCCGCCTTTCAAAAATCAATCCGCGGAAGTGACGTCAATGCGGCTCTCCACTATCTTGGCAGATTAATTGAAGCAGGCGACCTTCCGAGTATAAGCCGCCGTTTGATTGTAATTGCCTATGAAGATATCGGCCTTGCCAATCCCCAGGCTGGTGCACGCACTTTGGCTGCCATAGAAACCGCTGAAAGAATTGGTTTTCCCGAAGCGAAGATTCCGCTTGCGAATGCTGTGATTGAACTATGCTTATCACCTAAATCAAACTCTGCCATCATGGCGATTCAAGCAGCCCTTGAAGATATTCAAAAAGGAATCGTTGGCGAGGTACCAGACCATCTTAAGGATGCCCATTACAAAGGAGCAAAAGAACTTGGAAGAGGCATAGGTTATCTATACCCTCACGATTTTGAAAACGGCTGGGTACCCCAGCAATATTTACCGGACAAACTAAAAAACAAACAATACTATCAGCCCAAAAAGACCGGAAAATTCGAACAAGCCCTATCTACAGTCTACGAAAAATTAACAAGGTCGAAATAGTAGAAAAGGTGTCAGGCACCATGTTAAAATTTCACATGGTGCCTGACACCTATAAAACGTGATACCCATAAAGTCTAACACCTGTTATGCGGCTACGTCTCGTTTTTTGAAAACATAGAAAGCTAGGAATTGAAATATTGCAAAGTATACAAGCAGCATGATTACTGAGAAGGATAATGTCATCCCTTCTACCATTGGCGTGCCTTCGAAGTATTGCATTAAATCTGTGTTCGCAAACAAGATGTATTTTGCCCAATCAAATTTCATCGCCAATAAGGTAGTAAACTGAGCGCCGGTAAACAACAAGAACAGTGACAAACCGATTGCCAGTGAACTATTCCGGAAAACAGACGAAATCATAAAAGCCATAGTCACCAGCATAATGGTGTCGATTGAACTTAAACCATAATAAATTAACAAATGAACAACAATGTTTTGCTCAGTGACTTGACCATTATAATAATTTAAATAAGGAATCGCTTTGTCCGGCATACCAAACAGGATGGCACCAAGTGCAGTTGAGAAAACAAACAGAATCGCCATGATAAACAAGGCAAATAATAACACTGTCAAATACTTTGAAAGGAGAATTTTCGTCCGGTTGATTGGCCGTATCAATAACAGCTTGACGGTCCCCCAATTAAACTCACTGGCAACAATTCCGGCAGAAACAATAATGATAAACAATCCTGCTAACATAATTAGCTGTGATGTATCTTTTACGAATGACCAAACAGTATATTTTTCTTTCGGTGGTATATGGTGCTCGATACGATAATCATTGATAGCGATTTCCTTTTTGAAAAATTGCTGTTCTGTCTTTATTTTACTTTGTGCCATCTGCTGTTTTAATGCGTTATTTTCCTCTTGTAATACTTGCTCCCAATTTTTATCCTGAACAAATTTCTTATCATTTTGTTGAGATTTGACCACAATCCCGACTAAGGTGATGGCAACAATTAGCATCCCAATCATTACAAAGGTCCCAGGACGTTTAAAAATTTTCATCCATTCATTTTTGATTAAATTAACCACGAGTTACGGCCTCCTTTTCAGATGTCACTTCAAGGAAGCGATCTTCTAATGTTTTTGCAGTTTCTTTTATTCCAAAAATTTGAATATCTTCGCTCACCAATTTTTTTACGAGATTCGGTATTTCTTCTTTTGACAGCTCAATAGTTATTCCGTTTCTTGAATGGTTGGTTTTCACTTCTGGATAGTGGGCCTCAACTATCGCTAGGGCTTTGTCACTTGGTACAACTTCCAACTCAAAAGTTACTTCAGTGCCCTGCACAAATTCCTGGACAAGCTGCACATCTATCAACTTACCATTTTGAATGATTCCGATCCGATCACACATCATTTCCATTTCAGAAAGCAAGTGACTGGAGACGATTACCGCCATATTTTTTTCACGTGCAAGTTGTCGGACATAGTCACGGATTTCTCGGATTCCCGCCGGGTCGAGGCCATTTGTTGGCTCATCAAGAATGAGGACATCCGGGTCGTGTAAAAGGCACTGTGCTAAGCCCAATCGTTGTCGCATCCCAAGAGAATATGTTTTTACCTTGTCATTAATCCGCTCGGTTAACCCAACTAGTTCAACTGTCTCCGCAATTTTTTCCCTTGTAATACCTTTAGACATTCTTGCATAATGGACAAGATTTTGATATCCGGTTAAAAATTTATACATTTCCGGATTCTCAACAATGGCTCCGACATGGCCTACAGCATGCTCAAACTGGGTTTTAATGCTTGAGCCTCCAATTGTAATATCCCCTGAAGTAATCCCCATTAAGCCGACAATCATTCGAATGGTGGTTGTTTTCCCGGCACCATTTGGGCCTAGAAACCCAAAAACCTCACCTTTATTCACTTGGAAGCTAATATCGTCGATAATCTTCCTACCTTTAATTACTTTTGTTACATTTTTTAGTTCAACAACTGTTTCCAAAATCTCTCTCCTCTCTTTTTACCTCAACATAGTTTAAATGATTGTTGAAATAATTTCCTTTTTTATTATAAACTTATTAATCTATTTTTCAAAAACGGCTTGGGGTGGAATCATTTCTAGGTCTGAAGTCTGAGATTAAATGCTTTTGAATGAATTTGCTGATAGAAAACGCAAAAACCCCTTGAATTGCAGCTAATGCCCCAAAATCAATATGTAAAAAGTATAATACTGTTAAAAGATATATTATAAGTCAGGCATCAGCAAGGCTTATGTATCTATCCCCCTTGGAACTTTAAGGAACAGGTTTTATAGAATAGATTTCCTCCTTTGCCCCTTTTATGTTACCTTTTTTAGGGAATTTATTTCCTTACCCGTCATTTTGAATGATTTACCCATCAGTTTCCTTATTTTACCCGTCAACTGTTCTATCTCCCCTCCTAAAATAATGTAAAAAACCCTAAACCATCTAGATTTAGGGCGCAACGATTATTTCTCATCCGAAACACGCCGGATTTTAATATCTTTTAGTAATTCCCGCACCACATAGCTCGCCATAATCAAACCTGCGGCAGATGGCACAAAGGCATTGGATGCAGGCGGCATTTGTGCTTTGCGGATTGCAGCATTTTCATTTCCTACTTCTTTTTTAATGTCCTCACGAATGACAATCGGGCTTTCATCAGAAAAGACAACCGGGATACCTTTATGGATTCGCTCCTTGCGCAGCTTAGTGCGAATAACCTTCGCAATTGGGTCCGTATGTGTTTTTGAAATATCTGCAATTTGGAAACGTGTTGGATCCATTTTATTTGCTGCTCCCATGCTTGAAATAATCGGGATCTTTCTTTTTAAACATTCTTTCATCAAATGGATTTTATAAATAATCGTATCTGAGGCATCTACAACAAAATCCAAGTTGTAGCCAAAAATGTCTTCATAGGTTTCCTCTGTGTAAAACATCTTAAGTGCAATTACCTCGCAATTAGGATTTATATCCTTAATCCGCTCCTGCATGATTTCTACTTTCGGTTTCCCAACCGTTGAAAGCAGGGCAATTAGCTGTCGGTTGATGTTGGTGATATCTACATCATCTTTATCGATTAAAACTAAACGGCCAACTCCGGAGCGGGCAAGGGCTTCTGCGGCAAACGAACCGACACCTCCAATACCTAAAACGGCAACTGTACTGTTTTTCATAATTTCCAGTCCTTCTTTACCAATTGCAAGCTCATTACGAGAAAATTGATGCAGCATGTATATTCACTCCAAATTCAAATTCACTTTTCAATTATTTTTTCACGTAAAAAATATATCATACAGCCCTACAAAAACAAGTATTTTTATAGGAATTATCATGATAAATACAAAAATAAAACCTCCCGGCACTGCTAGGAGGTTGATTTTTAAGCAATAGAAAAGAGTCCCAATGGTGCCGTTGCTTCTCGATCCTTAGTTTTGATCCCGCACTCAGCAGGGGGGTGTCCTGTTTCCGGTATTGTAAGTCCCCTTACCGGTAAAAGAGTGGGGCATTTACGCAATCAGAAAACTCCAGACTCCCGAATAAAAAATGTTCGGTCAAAACTTCAGGTAACACAACGTACATTTCAGGACTCTTCTTTAATTGCTTTTATAATAACATATTTTGATTCAACCTTCAAGAATTCATGAAAGCGATTTTCTGTTATTTTTTAACATTTAGTGACAAATTCAATTCTGTCAATTGAGCCTCAGATACCGTACCAGGTGCTTCGGTTAGTAAGCAGCTTGCACTCGCTGTCTTTGGAAATGCAATTGTATCACGTAAGTTGGAGCTGCCGGCAAGCAGCATCACCAAGCGGTCTAGTCCAAGAGCAATACCGCCATGAGGAGGTGTTCCATATTCAAAAGCATTCATGAGGAAGCCGAATTGTTCCATCGCTTCCTCTGGTGAAAATCCAAGAACACTAAACATTTTTTCTTGTATAGGACGTTCAAAAATACGGAGCGATCCACCACCAAGCTCATAGCCGTTCAACACAAGGTCATACGCTTGGGCACGTACCTTTGAAGGGTCAGAATCCAGGTATTCAAGGTCTTCCCTAAACGGCATCGTAAATGGATGGTGGGCAGCGTAATAACGGCCTTCTTCCTCATCGTACTCTAAAAGCGGCCAGTCCGTAACCCATAAGAAATGGAACAGACTTTGGTCGATTAACCCTAATTCCTTGCCAAGCTTTAGTCTTAAGGCACCAAGGGCGTCAGCGACAACAGTTTTCTTATCCGCAACAAACAGGAGCAAATCCCCTTCTGATGCTTCAAGAGTCGCTTTAAGTGCCTCGGCTTCCTCTTCAGCAAAGAATTTCGCAATTGGGCCCTTCAAGCCCTCTGCATCCACTTTAAGCCAAGCAAGACCTTTCGCACCATAAACAGCAACAAATTCTGTTAAAGCATCAATATCTTTACGTGAATACTTTTCGGAAGCATCTTTAACATTAATCGCTTTTACCTGGCCGCCGTTAGCAACAGTTGAAGCAAACACTTTAAAGCCTGAATCCTTCACGATTTCAGAAAGGTTAACGAGCTCCAATCCAAATCGGGTATCCGGTTTATCAGAACCAAAACGGCTCATCGCTTCATCATAAGTCATGCGCGGGAAGACATGAGGAACTTCCACACCTTTTACCTTTTTCATCAGTTGGGACATCATTTTTTCCATCATGCTCATGATATCTTCTTGGCTCAAGAAACTTGTTTCAATATCAATTTGGGTAAATTCTGGCTGACGATCCGCACGTAAGTCTTCATCACGGAAGCAGCGGGCGATTTGATAATACCTTTCAATCCCGCCTACCATGAGCAATTGTTTAAACAACTGTGGTGATTGCGGCAGTGCATAAAATTCACCTGGATGAACACGGCTAGGAACTAAATAGTCACGTGCCCCCTCAGGAGTGCTTTTTGTCAAAATAGGTGTTTCAATATCTAAAAAGCCCTCGCTATCGAGAAAATCTCTAATTTGCTTTGTCACCTGGTGGCGCATTTTTAATGTTTCAAAAATGACTGGGCGGCGGAAATCTAAATAGCGGTATTTTAAACGAATATCTTCTGACGCATCTGTTCTATCAGAAATCGTAAACGGAGGTGTTTTTGCTTCATTAATAATCGTAACTTTTTCCGCTTGCACCTCAATTTTCCCCGTTTTAAGGGTCTCATTGATTGTTGAAGGCTCCCTGCTGACGACCGTTCCAACCACATCGAGTACATATTCATTACGGATTTTTTCCGCTGTCTGTAATGCTTCCTTAGATAAATCAGGATTAAAGACAACCTGAACAATACCTGTGCGGTCACGAAGATCGATAAAAATTAATCCGCCAAGATCACGTCGTTTTTGAACCCAACCTTTTAATGTTACCTTTTCCCCTACTGAGGACTCTGGAACTTCTCCACAAAAATACGATCTGCCAAACATGTTAATCCTCCTTTAAGATTGCAATTCCTGAAATTGTCTAATGAAAGAATCTAGGTCTAATTCTACTTGTTCACCTGTTGTCATATTTTTTACATTAATTTTGTTGTTTTTAAGCTCATCGTCACCAAGAACGACTACATATTTTGCTTTTAAACGATCAGCTGCTTTAAATTGTGCTTTGATTTTTCGATCCAAATAATCTCTTTCAGCGGAAAAACCAGCCAGGCGCAGCTGTTGCAATAGCCCGACAGTGTAATCCTTTGCTTCCTCTCCTAGCGCAGCGAGGTAGCAATCAATCCCTTGTTTGACCTCAAGCTCGATACCTTCTGCGTTAAGAGCAGCGATAAACCGTTCAATACTTAAAGCAAAGCCAATCCCGGGCGTTTCCGGACCGCCAATTTCCTCCGCTAATCCGTTATACCTACCGCCTCCGCATAAAGTGGTAATCGCACCGAAACCTTCAGCATTACTCATAATCTCAAAGGCAGTGTGATTATAATAATCTAAGCCCCGTACAAGGTTAGCATCAACCTCAAACGGAATATCAAGCTGAGTTAAATAGTGCTGCAATTTTTCAAAATAGGCTTTTGAATAATCATTTAAATAATCAAGAATTGATGGTGCTGACTTCATTAATTCATGATCGCGATCCTGCTTACAATCGAGAATTCTAAGCGGATTCTTTTCAAGACGGTTTTGACAATCATGACAAAATTCACCGATACGCGGTTTAAAATGATTCACCAATGCCTCACGATGTGCAGTTCGACTCTCCTTATCACCTAGGCTGTTGATAATGAGCTTCAGTTTTTGCAATCCCATTTCTTTGTATAGATTCATTGCTAGGGAAATAACCTCAGCATCAATTGCCGGATCATTACTGCCCAATGCTTCGACACCAAATTGGACGAACTGGCGGAAGCGCCCTGCCTGTGGGCGTTCGTATCGGAACATCGGCCCCATGTAATAGAGCTTAACTGGCTGATTCGCAAGCCCGAACATTTTCTTCTCAACAAACGAGCGAACAACCGCTGCTGTTCCCTCCGGTCTAAGGGTGATACTGCGTTTCCCCCGGTCTTCAAATGTGTACATTTCTTTTTGAACAATATCAGTTGAATCACCAACACCTCTTGAAAAAAGATCAGTATGTTCAAAAATTGGGGTACGAATCTCCTGGTATTGATATTTCTCGCAAAGCTCTCTCGCTTTTGCTTCAATCAGCTGCCACTTTTCAACTTCTCCAGGCAGGATATCCTGCGTGCCTCTTGGAATGCTAATTGACATTGTGATAAACCTCCTCTTGAATAAATTAACTTCTATGTAAGTAGTTTTATAAAAAAATAAATAAAAAAACTCCCGTCCCTTGTATAAATACAAGGGACGAGAGTTTTGATCCCGCGGTGCCACCCTAGTTGAAAGGCAGAATGTATGCCCTTCCTCTTAAACAGTTAACGCCTGCTACGTTCTTCTCCTAGTAGAGCTTTGGCTTTTTCAGAGAGAAGCCTACGGAGTGTTCATTCATTAAGGCACATGCAGAAATGCTTTCAGCCTAAGGCATTTCCTCTCTTTTCATGGGTTAGCTTAATTACTATGCTCCATCATTGGTTATATCCAATATTTCATTTTATTTATATAATAATACGGAGCAAAGTTAGTAATGTCAAGAAAGAATTACGATCTTTCTAAATGTTTTTTTAACTTTCTGACATCCCCCATCGATAATCCAAATTCTGATGCAAGCTCAAATGAGGTAGCTTGCTGTTCTTTTTGAATAAAATCATGAAAATCCACACCAAAGAGACGGCCATCCATTGATTGGATGTTTATGCCTTTTTCACTCGATCTCATACATAATCACCTCTATCTATTTTTGCTAATAGGAAAAAATATCTTTCCTCTCAGACATAAGGGCAACTACACCTCTGTCTATCCCTTAGGGCTAGCCATACAATAAGTTTTCTTTACTATTGTTTCCATCAACTGTGAAAAACTTGCATATGAAAATGATTATTAATACCTATGTTGGCCTTTTTTAACAATTAAGGAATGAATTTCTCTAGCTTTTACGATAAAATAATTTACAAAGGAGGGAACCGATGTTCAAAAAGTTTATATTTCTGTTATTGTCTATCATTCTTGTTTTCGGGACTTTCCTGCCCCAAGGAAAAAGTAGTGCTGCAAGTGGTTCGCTAACCATTTCCTCTGATGTCGTCAACGTTCGCGGCGGCCCAGGGTTAAGCTATCCATTGGTGAAAATTGCCAACCGAGGCGAAAAGTATTCAATTGTAAAAGAAAAAGGTGATTGGATCGAGATTCAGCTATCATATGGTAAAACAGGCTGGGTCGTTAATTGGCTTGTAACGAAGGAAACCAATTCTAAAGCAGCTACTGCTGCATCGTCTACCGGAAATAAAAATACAGTAGCCAAAGCCAACACAGATCAATTAAGAGTTCGCTCCGGCCCTGGGACAAGCTTCCGAATTGTCGGACTCCTAAATAAAGGACAAGAAGTGACAATTCTTGATCAAAATGAAAACTGGTATAAAATTACCTTCTCCTTCGGTGAAGGCTGGGTCGCTAGAGACTTTTTAGAAACAAAAACTGTTAAGCAGGAAAGCAAGCAAACGCCTGCTTCTTCCAATAGCACGGGTATAGGTGTAGTGGATGGGGATACAGTAAATGTACGGCAAGAACCATCTACAACCAGCTCTATTATTGGAAAATTAACCAAGGGTACGAGCGTAACAATTTACTCTAAACAAAATAATTGGCTG
The DNA window shown above is from Neobacillus sp. WH10 and carries:
- a CDS encoding tRNA threonylcarbamoyladenosine dehydratase, producing MLHQFSRNELAIGKEGLEIMKNSTVAVLGIGGVGSFAAEALARSGVGRLVLIDKDDVDITNINRQLIALLSTVGKPKVEIMQERIKDINPNCEVIALKMFYTEETYEDIFGYNLDFVVDASDTIIYKIHLMKECLKRKIPIISSMGAANKMDPTRFQIADISKTHTDPIAKVIRTKLRKERIHKGIPVVFSDESPIVIREDIKKEVGNENAAIRKAQMPPASNAFVPSAAGLIMASYVVRELLKDIKIRRVSDEK
- a CDS encoding ABC transporter permease, encoding MVNLIKNEWMKIFKRPGTFVMIGMLIVAITLVGIVVKSQQNDKKFVQDKNWEQVLQEENNALKQQMAQSKIKTEQQFFKKEIAINDYRIEHHIPPKEKYTVWSFVKDTSQLIMLAGLFIIIVSAGIVASEFNWGTVKLLLIRPINRTKILLSKYLTVLLFALFIMAILFVFSTALGAILFGMPDKAIPYLNYYNGQVTEQNIVVHLLIYYGLSSIDTIMLVTMAFMISSVFRNSSLAIGLSLFLLFTGAQFTTLLAMKFDWAKYILFANTDLMQYFEGTPMVEGMTLSFSVIMLLVYFAIFQFLAFYVFKKRDVAA
- a CDS encoding replication-associated recombination protein A, which codes for MQQKPLAFRMRPRTIEEVVGQQHLVGDGKIIARMVKAKQLTSMILYGPPGIGKTSIASAIAGSTKYAFRTLNAVTNNKKDMEIVAAEAKMSGKVILLLDEVHRLDKAKQDFLLPYLENGMIVLIGATTSNPYHAINPAIRSRCQIFELKPLTPDEVKQAITRALEDEDRGFGGLKIEISDQALQHFAQGSNGDARSSLNALELAVLSTDKDENGIIHIDVTTAEECLQKKSLVADKDGDEHYDVLSAFQKSIRGSDVNAALHYLGRLIEAGDLPSISRRLIVIAYEDIGLANPQAGARTLAAIETAERIGFPEAKIPLANAVIELCLSPKSNSAIMAIQAALEDIQKGIVGEVPDHLKDAHYKGAKELGRGIGYLYPHDFENGWVPQQYLPDKLKNKQYYQPKKTGKFEQALSTVYEKLTRSK
- a CDS encoding ABC transporter ATP-binding protein; amino-acid sequence: METVVELKNVTKVIKGRKIIDDISFQVNKGEVFGFLGPNGAGKTTTIRMIVGLMGITSGDITIGGSSIKTQFEHAVGHVGAIVENPEMYKFLTGYQNLVHYARMSKGITREKIAETVELVGLTERINDKVKTYSLGMRQRLGLAQCLLHDPDVLILDEPTNGLDPAGIREIRDYVRQLAREKNMAVIVSSHLLSEMEMMCDRIGIIQNGKLIDVQLVQEFVQGTEVTFELEVVPSDKALAIVEAHYPEVKTNHSRNGITIELSKEEIPNLVKKLVSEDIQIFGIKETAKTLEDRFLEVTSEKEAVTRG
- the aspS gene encoding aspartate--tRNA ligase, whose translation is MFGRSYFCGEVPESSVGEKVTLKGWVQKRRDLGGLIFIDLRDRTGIVQVVFNPDLSKEALQTAEKIRNEYVLDVVGTVVSREPSTINETLKTGKIEVQAEKVTIINEAKTPPFTISDRTDASEDIRLKYRYLDFRRPVIFETLKMRHQVTKQIRDFLDSEGFLDIETPILTKSTPEGARDYLVPSRVHPGEFYALPQSPQLFKQLLMVGGIERYYQIARCFRDEDLRADRQPEFTQIDIETSFLSQEDIMSMMEKMMSQLMKKVKGVEVPHVFPRMTYDEAMSRFGSDKPDTRFGLELVNLSEIVKDSGFKVFASTVANGGQVKAINVKDASEKYSRKDIDALTEFVAVYGAKGLAWLKVDAEGLKGPIAKFFAEEEAEALKATLEASEGDLLLFVADKKTVVADALGALRLKLGKELGLIDQSLFHFLWVTDWPLLEYDEEEGRYYAAHHPFTMPFREDLEYLDSDPSKVRAQAYDLVLNGYELGGGSLRIFERPIQEKMFSVLGFSPEEAMEQFGFLMNAFEYGTPPHGGIALGLDRLVMLLAGSSNLRDTIAFPKTASASCLLTEAPGTVSEAQLTELNLSLNVKK
- the hisS gene encoding histidine--tRNA ligase, producing the protein MSISIPRGTQDILPGEVEKWQLIEAKARELCEKYQYQEIRTPIFEHTDLFSRGVGDSTDIVQKEMYTFEDRGKRSITLRPEGTAAVVRSFVEKKMFGLANQPVKLYYMGPMFRYERPQAGRFRQFVQFGVEALGSNDPAIDAEVISLAMNLYKEMGLQKLKLIINSLGDKESRTAHREALVNHFKPRIGEFCHDCQNRLEKNPLRILDCKQDRDHELMKSAPSILDYLNDYSKAYFEKLQHYLTQLDIPFEVDANLVRGLDYYNHTAFEIMSNAEGFGAITTLCGGGRYNGLAEEIGGPETPGIGFALSIERFIAALNAEGIELEVKQGIDCYLAALGEEAKDYTVGLLQQLRLAGFSAERDYLDRKIKAQFKAADRLKAKYVVVLGDDELKNNKINVKNMTTGEQVELDLDSFIRQFQELQS